Proteins co-encoded in one Streptomyces sp. NBC_01283 genomic window:
- a CDS encoding LysR family transcriptional regulator: MDVEALRTFMTVAETGQFQAAADELGISQQAVSKRIAALERHIEVRLLVRTSRGSRLSLDGQVFLPHAKKVLAAVEQAEQAVRPGSRPLRVDVLNRRISPAQAVYRFYRSHPGTDLDAVTLSRENAAEAAQAVLEGTVDASFRALPTDQIPAGISAERLLDAPVELLVGPGHPLAGAPWVSPADLAGHRIWIPGIRPGTEWAAFYQALSEAFGLSIDALGPHFGDEVLMDALADSASLATLIGSGDRYLWPQSHDLRRIPLHDPTPVYPHMLLFRSGDQHPVLTALRDHLRTAGRRTPHDVWAPDWVER, from the coding sequence GTGGATGTTGAAGCGCTGCGGACGTTCATGACCGTCGCCGAGACCGGCCAGTTCCAGGCTGCGGCCGACGAGTTGGGGATCAGCCAGCAGGCGGTGTCCAAGCGGATCGCGGCCCTGGAGAGGCACATCGAGGTCAGGCTCCTGGTGCGGACCTCCCGAGGCTCGCGGCTGAGCCTGGACGGGCAGGTCTTCCTGCCGCACGCCAAGAAGGTCCTGGCGGCCGTCGAGCAGGCCGAGCAGGCCGTGCGCCCCGGTAGCCGCCCCTTGCGCGTCGATGTCCTCAATCGGCGCATCTCCCCGGCCCAGGCCGTCTACCGGTTCTACCGCTCCCACCCCGGGACGGACCTGGACGCGGTCACACTGAGCAGGGAGAACGCCGCCGAGGCCGCCCAGGCGGTGCTCGAAGGGACCGTCGACGCGTCCTTCCGTGCTCTACCAACAGACCAGATCCCGGCCGGGATCAGCGCCGAACGACTCCTGGACGCACCCGTGGAGCTCCTGGTCGGACCCGGCCACCCGCTGGCCGGCGCGCCCTGGGTCAGCCCTGCGGACCTGGCCGGCCACCGCATCTGGATCCCCGGGATCAGGCCGGGCACGGAGTGGGCGGCGTTCTATCAGGCGCTGTCCGAGGCCTTCGGCCTGAGCATCGACGCGCTCGGCCCCCACTTCGGTGACGAGGTCCTGATGGACGCGCTGGCCGACTCGGCCTCACTGGCCACCCTCATCGGCAGCGGGGACCGATACCTGTGGCCCCAGTCCCACGACCTACGGCGCATCCCGTTGCACGACCCGACCCCGGTCTACCCGCACATGCTGCTGTTCCGCAGCGGAGACCAGCACCCCGTGCTGACCGCGCTGCGCGACCACCTGCGCACCGCAGGCCGGCGAACCCCGCACGACGTGTGGGCACCGGACTGGGTAGAGCGCTGA
- a CDS encoding transposase family protein gives MTKTKEHAGDTVSLVDQCRLPLSPHTVHYLADLLRRHLKAIRSRWRALPPGRIATIVLAVLRHDQRLADMAGGNDISATTIRRWRDELIHLLVAKAPRLDRALKTIAKRGGEVVLIDGTLNPTQRRAGKANRLNYSGKHRRHGLHVIALTDERGRLVWIPAARPGRTHDIPPPAATRSWPTCVRPPSAPWPTSALSA, from the coding sequence GTGACGAAAACCAAAGAGCACGCCGGGGACACCGTGTCCCTGGTCGACCAGTGCCGCCTGCCGCTGTCCCCGCACACCGTGCACTACCTCGCCGACCTGCTGCGACGCCATCTCAAAGCGATACGGTCGAGGTGGCGGGCGCTGCCGCCGGGGAGGATCGCGACCATCGTCTTGGCCGTGCTGCGGCACGATCAGCGCCTGGCCGACATGGCTGGCGGCAACGACATCTCCGCCACCACCATCCGGCGCTGGCGCGACGAGCTGATCCACCTGCTGGTCGCGAAGGCCCCTCGCCTGGACCGCGCCCTGAAGACGATCGCCAAGCGGGGCGGCGAGGTCGTCCTGATCGACGGCACCCTCAACCCCACCCAGCGCCGCGCCGGCAAGGCGAACCGCCTGAACTACTCCGGCAAACATCGCCGCCACGGCCTGCACGTGATCGCGCTGACCGACGAGCGCGGCCGTCTGGTGTGGATACCGGCCGCCCGGCCCGGCCGCACCCACGACATACCGCCGCCCGCCGCGACCAGATCCTGGCCCACTTGCGTGAGGCCGCCCTCGGCACCCTGGCCGACCTCGGCTTTATCTGCCTGA
- a CDS encoding MFS transporter, producing MTKKSSPGGTVPLPVPLTTANATELPDPKRWWALAVIAGAQLMVILDGTIVNIALPSVQDGLGMSDANRQWVITAYSLAFGGLLLLGGRIADLVGRKRTFMIGLIGFAAASALGGAADGPGTLFAARALQGACAAVLAPSALSLLTTTFTDPAERGRAFGIYGALAGGGSAIGLLVGGLLTEYATWRWCLYVNVPIALAALGGALALLKDSPGQRGVRLDIPGALLASGGLVAIVYGSSDAESAGWADPLVLTLFATGVVLLAVFVWWQSHAKHPMLPLHIVRDRTRAAALATMGLATVAMFGAFLFLTYYLQAILDYSPLRTGLAFLPMSVTIVIGATQIAARLLPHTAPRNLMAPGMLLAAVGMLLLTRLSVDSAYTTGVLPALVLLGLGMGLTFMPVYATATAGVAPKDAGVTSATVSTFQQIGGSLGTVLLNTIASSAATRYIDAHPSRSRGLGEGMVHGFTVAAWWSAGVLLLAALVAAMAKTPEKP from the coding sequence TTGACCAAGAAGTCCTCCCCCGGGGGCACCGTGCCCCTGCCGGTCCCCCTCACCACCGCGAACGCGACCGAGTTGCCCGATCCGAAGCGGTGGTGGGCCCTCGCCGTCATCGCAGGCGCCCAGCTCATGGTGATTCTCGATGGCACGATCGTGAACATCGCCTTGCCCTCCGTCCAGGATGGACTGGGCATGTCGGATGCGAACCGGCAGTGGGTGATCACCGCATACTCACTGGCCTTCGGCGGCCTGCTCCTCCTCGGCGGCCGGATCGCCGATCTGGTCGGCCGCAAACGCACCTTCATGATCGGGCTGATCGGATTTGCCGCCGCCTCCGCGCTCGGCGGTGCGGCCGACGGCCCCGGGACGCTGTTCGCGGCGCGGGCCCTGCAAGGGGCCTGCGCGGCCGTCCTGGCCCCCTCCGCACTGTCACTGCTGACGACGACGTTCACCGACCCCGCCGAGCGCGGCAGAGCGTTCGGGATCTACGGCGCGCTCGCCGGGGGCGGCAGCGCCATCGGGCTGCTGGTGGGCGGCCTGCTCACCGAGTACGCGACCTGGCGCTGGTGCCTGTACGTCAACGTCCCCATCGCGCTGGCCGCCCTCGGCGGCGCGCTGGCCCTCCTCAAGGACAGCCCCGGACAGCGCGGAGTGCGCCTCGACATCCCCGGCGCGCTGCTCGCCTCCGGCGGGCTCGTGGCGATCGTCTACGGCTCCAGCGACGCCGAATCCGCAGGCTGGGCCGACCCGTTGGTCCTGACCCTGTTCGCGACCGGTGTGGTCCTGCTCGCCGTCTTCGTGTGGTGGCAGTCCCACGCCAAGCATCCGATGCTGCCGCTGCACATCGTCAGGGACAGAACCCGTGCGGCGGCGCTCGCGACGATGGGCCTGGCCACCGTCGCCATGTTCGGCGCCTTCCTGTTCCTGACCTACTACCTCCAGGCCATCCTCGACTACTCACCCCTACGGACCGGACTGGCGTTCCTGCCGATGTCCGTCACGATCGTCATCGGCGCGACGCAGATCGCCGCCCGGCTCCTGCCCCACACCGCCCCCCGCAACCTGATGGCTCCCGGCATGCTCCTCGCGGCCGTCGGCATGCTGCTCCTGACCCGCCTGAGTGTGGACTCCGCCTACACCACCGGGGTGCTGCCCGCGCTGGTGCTGCTCGGCCTGGGCATGGGACTGACGTTCATGCCGGTCTATGCGACGGCGACCGCCGGGGTCGCCCCGAAGGACGCCGGAGTGACGTCCGCGACCGTCTCCACCTTCCAGCAGATCGGCGGCTCCCTGGGCACCGTCCTGTTGAACACGATCGCGTCGTCCGCCGCCACCCGCTACATCGACGCCCACCCGTCCCGGAGCCGGGGCCTGGGCGAGGGTATGGTGCACGGCTTTACCGTCGCGGCCTGGTGGTCGGCGGGCGTCCTGCTCCTTGCAGCGCTGGTCGCGGCCATGGCCAAGACGCCTGAGAAGCCCTAA
- a CDS encoding acyl-CoA dehydrogenase family protein, with the protein MGDRGRLHVSGELAGVLERIDALGGMLDERADAAAELGRLPQDTAQALLDTGIVRAELPLSLGGYEFAPRQLIEAVERASYHDAAAGWTMFALQLMTGTTAAYLARDAAAELFPEVSNGKYALLSGHGTRPGRAVSVEGGYRVSGQWQFASGMAHATHIPSAIQVEGTGELRVLAMPKSQVTLDGNWDVLGLRATHSVDYHCTDVYVPHEYTYLATTDTPVNGGAVYRLGLVNMSAIGHTGWALGVGRRLLDELKRVAAARTGSRGAAVETSHFHAEYATAEAGLRAARAWMNDVWRDIEQTLDQGGLPSTEQDTLIRLVLNHTTSTVCEVGRTVHRWAGSAAIRRGPVDRFLRDLGTGAQHITSSPVVLQNCGKWLSGARPDARWSFLDLT; encoded by the coding sequence ATGGGGGACAGGGGTCGGCTGCATGTCAGTGGGGAACTGGCGGGGGTGCTGGAGCGGATCGATGCGCTCGGCGGGATGCTCGACGAACGGGCCGATGCTGCCGCGGAGTTGGGAAGACTGCCGCAGGATACGGCGCAGGCGTTGCTGGACACCGGGATCGTACGGGCCGAGCTCCCGCTGAGCCTGGGCGGATACGAGTTCGCGCCGCGGCAGCTGATCGAAGCGGTGGAGCGGGCGAGCTACCACGACGCCGCGGCCGGGTGGACCATGTTCGCGCTGCAGCTGATGACCGGGACCACCGCGGCGTACCTCGCCCGCGATGCGGCGGCCGAGCTGTTCCCCGAGGTGTCGAACGGGAAGTACGCGCTGCTCTCCGGGCACGGCACACGCCCCGGGCGGGCCGTCTCCGTGGAGGGCGGCTACCGTGTCAGCGGCCAGTGGCAGTTCGCCTCCGGGATGGCCCACGCCACCCACATCCCCAGTGCGATCCAGGTCGAGGGCACCGGTGAACTGCGGGTCCTGGCGATGCCGAAGTCGCAGGTGACCCTGGACGGCAACTGGGACGTGCTCGGGCTGCGCGCGACCCACAGCGTCGACTACCACTGCACCGATGTGTACGTGCCGCACGAGTACACCTATCTCGCGACCACAGACACCCCGGTCAACGGTGGCGCTGTCTATCGCCTCGGCCTGGTCAACATGTCAGCGATCGGGCACACGGGCTGGGCCCTCGGCGTCGGCCGGCGGCTCCTGGACGAGCTGAAGCGAGTCGCCGCGGCGCGGACCGGCTCGCGCGGCGCCGCGGTCGAGACCTCCCACTTCCACGCCGAGTACGCGACGGCGGAGGCCGGGCTGCGGGCCGCCCGAGCCTGGATGAACGACGTCTGGCGGGACATCGAACAGACCCTGGACCAGGGCGGTTTGCCGAGCACGGAGCAGGACACTCTCATCCGTCTCGTCCTGAACCATACGACCTCGACCGTGTGCGAGGTGGGTCGCACCGTCCACCGCTGGGCCGGATCGGCGGCGATCCGCCGCGGCCCGGTCGACCGCTTCCTGCGCGACCTGGGGACGGGCGCGCAGCACATCACTTCCAGTCCGGTCGTGCTCCAGAACTGCGGCAAGTGGCTGAGCGGTGCCCGCCCGGACGCCCGGTGGAGCTTCCTCGACCTGACCTGA